Proteins encoded within one genomic window of Acidovorax sp. 107:
- a CDS encoding site-2 protease family protein, producing the protein MDTSNLIQTVLIYALPVLFAITVHEAAHGYAARHFGDNTAYMMGRITLNPFKHIDPVGTILMPLLLYFATSGAFLFGYAKPVPVNFSNLRNPKKHMVWVALAGPASNFIQAIAWAVLLVVLVGTGIEERFFLEMARAGVMVNLVMWAFNLFPLPPLDGGRILVGLLPWRQAHMVSRIEPWGFFIVMGLVIAGVVGTLWLRPLMAVGYTAINLLLTPLTALLR; encoded by the coding sequence GTGGACACCTCCAATCTCATCCAAACCGTTCTGATCTACGCCCTGCCGGTGCTGTTTGCCATCACCGTGCACGAGGCGGCCCATGGCTACGCGGCACGCCACTTTGGCGACAACACCGCGTACATGATGGGGCGCATCACGCTCAACCCCTTCAAGCACATCGACCCGGTCGGCACCATCCTGATGCCGCTGCTGCTGTACTTTGCGACCTCGGGCGCCTTTTTGTTCGGCTATGCCAAGCCGGTGCCGGTCAACTTCAGCAATCTGCGCAATCCCAAGAAGCACATGGTGTGGGTGGCCCTGGCCGGGCCCGCGTCCAACTTCATCCAGGCCATCGCCTGGGCCGTACTACTGGTGGTGCTGGTGGGCACGGGGATCGAGGAACGCTTCTTTCTGGAAATGGCGCGCGCCGGGGTCATGGTCAACCTGGTGATGTGGGCGTTCAACCTGTTTCCGCTGCCGCCGCTCGATGGCGGGCGCATCCTGGTAGGCCTATTGCCCTGGCGGCAGGCGCACATGGTGTCGCGCATCGAGCCCTGGGGCTTTTTCATCGTGATGGGCCTGGTGATTGCCGGGGTAGTGGGCACGCTGTGGCTGCGCCCCCTGATGGCCGTGGGCTACAC
- a CDS encoding methyl-accepting chemotaxis protein — MWNNLKIGTRLLLAFGGLALVVLLLMVMALSGIGGAEQALQGATPPAQAALAQLQSARTWVIGCSVVVFALALVAMLSLRASIVAPLNQAILIAETVASGDLSQEFNSDLEGDFGRLLGALGTMEDTLTDLVSRIKQSTDSITASAADIGHGNTDLSRRAEDQVSSLTETAASMEQLTATVRQNAERAHSASGLAVQASAIAEQGGSVVGEVVQTMQAISGSSRKIVDIIQVIEGIAFQTNILALNAAVEAARAGEQGRGFAVVASEVRNLAQRSAVAAREIKALISASVEQVESGAGQVGKAGKTMEEIVGAVGQVSALLGEISTALREQSEAISHVNVAVSHMDGGTQETASLVQHAVTTASALSAQARDLEQAVGAFKL; from the coding sequence ATGTGGAACAACTTGAAGATCGGAACGCGCCTGTTGCTGGCGTTTGGCGGCCTCGCACTGGTCGTGCTGCTGTTGATGGTGATGGCGCTGTCTGGCATCGGTGGTGCCGAGCAGGCGCTGCAGGGCGCCACGCCACCGGCCCAGGCGGCCCTGGCGCAGCTGCAAAGTGCGCGCACCTGGGTCATTGGTTGCAGTGTGGTGGTGTTTGCGCTGGCCCTGGTGGCCATGCTCAGCCTGCGCGCCAGCATCGTGGCGCCGCTCAACCAGGCCATCCTGATTGCCGAAACCGTGGCCTCGGGCGACCTGAGCCAGGAGTTCAACTCCGACCTGGAAGGGGACTTTGGCCGCCTGCTGGGCGCGCTGGGCACCATGGAGGACACGCTGACCGACCTGGTGTCCCGCATCAAGCAAAGCACCGATTCGATCACCGCCTCGGCGGCGGACATAGGCCACGGCAATACCGACCTGTCGCGCCGCGCGGAAGACCAGGTGTCATCCCTGACCGAGACGGCGGCCAGCATGGAGCAGCTCACGGCCACCGTGCGCCAGAACGCCGAGCGTGCCCATTCGGCCAGCGGCCTGGCCGTGCAGGCGTCGGCGATTGCCGAGCAGGGCGGCTCGGTGGTGGGCGAAGTGGTGCAGACCATGCAGGCCATCAGCGGCAGCTCGCGCAAGATCGTGGACATCATCCAGGTCATCGAGGGCATCGCCTTCCAGACCAACATCCTGGCACTCAACGCCGCCGTGGAGGCCGCGCGTGCCGGCGAACAAGGCCGTGGCTTTGCGGTGGTGGCCAGCGAGGTGCGCAATCTGGCCCAGCGCAGCGCAGTGGCGGCCCGCGAGATCAAGGCGCTGATCAGCGCGTCGGTCGAACAGGTCGAAAGCGGCGCCGGTCAGGTGGGCAAGGCAGGCAAGACCATGGAAGAGATCGTCGGCGCCGTGGGCCAAGTCAGCGCGCTGCTGGGTGAAATCTCCACCGCCCTGCGCGAGCAGAGCGAGGCCATCAGCCATGTCAACGTGGCGGTGTCACACATGGATGGCGGCACGCAGGAGACGGCCTCGCTGGTGCAACATGCGGTAACCACGGCGTCAGCGCTGTCGGCGCAGGCACGCGATCTGGAGCAGGCGGTCGGAGCGTTCAAGCTGTAG
- a CDS encoding L-threonylcarbamoyladenylate synthase, with amino-acid sequence MAQYFEAHPDNPQPRLLKQAALLLQKGGIVAVPTDSSYALVCHLDDKDAVDRLRRIRQVDEKHHLTLLCRDLSELANYARVDNRQYRLLKLGTPGPYTFILEATKEVPRRVSHPSRKTIGLRVPDRKGLQLLLELHGAPLLATTLIPAGETEPLNDPQEIRERYEKLVDAIVDAGACPLEPTTVVDLTPMGTGGDPVVVREGRGSVQALGL; translated from the coding sequence ATGGCCCAGTATTTCGAAGCCCATCCAGACAACCCGCAACCCCGGCTGCTCAAGCAGGCCGCGCTGTTGCTACAAAAGGGCGGCATCGTGGCCGTCCCTACGGACTCCAGCTACGCGCTGGTCTGCCACCTGGACGACAAGGACGCGGTGGACCGCCTGCGCCGCATCCGCCAGGTGGACGAAAAGCATCACCTCACGCTGCTGTGCCGCGACCTGTCGGAGCTGGCCAACTATGCGCGGGTGGACAACCGCCAGTACCGCCTGCTCAAGCTGGGCACCCCGGGGCCGTACACCTTCATCCTCGAAGCCACCAAGGAAGTGCCCCGCCGCGTGAGCCACCCTTCGCGCAAGACCATTGGCCTGCGGGTGCCCGACCGCAAGGGCCTGCAGCTACTGCTGGAGCTGCACGGCGCCCCGCTGCTGGCCACCACGCTGATCCCTGCGGGCGAGACCGAGCCCCTGAACGACCCGCAGGAAATCCGCGAGCGCTATGAAAAGCTGGTGGACGCCATCGTGGATGCCGGGGCCTGTCCGCTGGAGCCCACCACGGTGGTGGACCTCACCCCCATGGGCACTGGCGGCGACCCGGTGGTGGTGCGCGAAGGCCGGGGCAGCGTGCAAGCATTGGGGTTGTAA
- a CDS encoding 3',5'-nucleoside bisphosphate phosphatase, with product MTSILNADLHCHSVVSDGTLTPENLAARAKANGVELWALTDHDEIGGQHRAAAAARAQGMAYLTGTEISVTFADTTVHIVGLGFDPDDTQLAQGLAATRGGRGERAQEMAAQLAQVGIKGAYEGALQFVGNPALISRTHFARFLVETGVCKDTSEVFRKFLTEGKPGYVPHRWASLGDAVRWITQAGGMAVIAHPARYKFSANEEFALFSEFKQHGGRAVEVVTGSHSAAEYVTYADMAQEFGLAASRGSDFHSPDESHTDLGTLPLLPGALTPVWELLSDRILR from the coding sequence GTGACCTCCATCCTCAACGCCGACCTGCACTGCCATTCCGTCGTTTCCGACGGAACCCTCACGCCCGAAAACCTGGCCGCGCGGGCCAAAGCCAACGGGGTCGAGCTGTGGGCGCTGACGGACCATGACGAGATCGGTGGCCAGCACCGTGCGGCAGCTGCCGCCCGCGCCCAAGGCATGGCCTATCTGACGGGCACGGAGATTTCGGTCACCTTTGCCGACACCACCGTCCACATCGTGGGCCTGGGCTTTGACCCTGACGACACCCAGCTGGCCCAAGGCCTGGCCGCCACACGCGGCGGGCGCGGCGAACGGGCGCAAGAGATGGCAGCCCAGCTGGCCCAGGTGGGCATCAAGGGCGCCTACGAAGGGGCGCTGCAGTTTGTGGGCAACCCGGCACTCATCTCGCGCACACATTTCGCGCGTTTTCTGGTCGAAACCGGCGTATGCAAAGACACTTCCGAGGTGTTTCGCAAGTTCCTGACCGAAGGCAAACCCGGCTATGTGCCCCACCGCTGGGCCAGCCTGGGCGACGCCGTGCGCTGGATCACGCAGGCCGGGGGCATGGCGGTGATCGCCCACCCGGCCCGCTACAAGTTCAGCGCCAATGAAGAATTCGCGCTGTTCTCCGAATTCAAGCAGCATGGCGGGCGCGCGGTCGAGGTCGTCACGGGCAGCCACAGTGCGGCCGAATACGTGACCTATGCAGACATGGCGCAGGAGTTTGGCCTGGCCGCATCGCGTGGCAGCGACTTCCACAGCCCCGACGAATCGCACACCGACCTGGGTACGCTGCCGTTGCTGCCCGGCGCATTGACCCCCGTGTGGGAGCTGCTGTCCGACCGGATTTTGCGATGA